In a single window of the Papaver somniferum cultivar HN1 chromosome 8, ASM357369v1, whole genome shotgun sequence genome:
- the LOC113301906 gene encoding uncharacterized protein LOC113301906 produces the protein MESMATEDVTLEFSSVPVKVRNEADKTSMVQNSKLDESMKRQIIFQTKEEIREMHRTCYRIPLAIEEKLDEIDLLRCQWRDLADEDERYKEFIDGKKNKIVRQALRQHRDGFEFGTFQKKSDDLCSSEKELNSRMCNLYYRTRCGRNKCAEEKKLCAEIKQLEDTREKVIYKDKIYEECCNFQTEVTWPKFERPAKTFRNKINLEDMDLNKLKRARQVYGARLKYLREKVKSLNNEIRVLQATLITTTKKSKAAEKRLHQLQKEQNTDRTNWKDCIKKRYKGDWIPNADAYLLHEIGHVSS, from the exons ATGGAATCCATGGCCACGGAAGATGTCACACTCGAATTCTCTTCAGTGCCTGTGAAGGTAAGAAATGAAGCAGACAAGACCTCAATGGTTCAGAATTCGAAACTAGACGAATCCATGAAGAGACAAATAATATTTCAGACCAAAGAGGAGATACGAGAAATGCACCGAACCTGCTACCGAATTCCTCTTGCTATAGAAGAAAAACTG GATGAAATAGATCTGTTAAGGTGCCAGTGGCGAGATTTAGCTGATGAAGACGAGAGATATAAGGAGTTTATTGAtgggaagaaaaacaaaatagtaCGTCAGGCTCTGCGGCAACATAGAGATGGATTTGAATTTGGTACATTTCAAAAGAAAAGTGACGATTTATGCTCATCGGAAAAAGAACTTAATTCTCGT ATGTGCAACTTGTATTATCGGACACGATGTGGGAGGAACAAATGCGCTGAAGAGAAAAAGCTTTGCGCGGAAATTAAACAGCTTGAAGACACCAGGGAGAAAGTTATCTATAAAGATAAGATATATGAAGAGTGTTGTAATTTTCAGACGGAGGTTACATGGCCAAAGTTTGAGCGCCCTGCGAAAACATTTCGAAACAAGATTAAT CTTGAAGATATGGACTTGAACAAATTGAAAAGGGCAAGGCAAGTATACGGAGCAAGGCTCAAGTATCTTCGGGAAAAAGTAAAATCGTTGAATAACGAGATTAGAGTATTGCAAGCTACTTTAATAACAACAACCAAGAAAAGCAAAGCTGCTGAAAAAAGGTTGCACCAACTGCAAAAGGAACAAAATACTGATCGAACGAACTGGAAGGACTGCATAAAGAAGAGGTATAAGGGTGATTGGATACCAAATGCAGATGCATATTTGCTTCATGAGATAGGACACGTCAGCagttga